In the Corynebacterium suedekumii genome, one interval contains:
- a CDS encoding efflux RND transporter periplasmic adaptor subunit, which translates to MAARDVRTPMSGIVTSVAAEEGKPAAGTLLTVADEGALLVRTEVKEIDVPQITVGDTVTVTTPTTGDREYRGTVRFVSPVASPGPAAGEEQPKDPGSRRATFPVEIEITGPVDGLRIGGTAKARIITDRETGVLAVTRDAVLGDNGVSYALVLAEQDGEHQVQRRQVRLGAANDIDVAVVDGELADGDRVITQPSEFQEFEGQDVAVDDARD; encoded by the coding sequence ATCGCCGCCCGTGATGTGAGGACCCCGATGAGCGGGATCGTCACGTCGGTCGCGGCGGAGGAGGGAAAACCGGCGGCAGGAACGCTGCTCACGGTCGCGGACGAGGGAGCGCTGCTCGTCCGCACCGAGGTCAAGGAGATCGACGTCCCGCAGATCACGGTGGGTGACACCGTCACCGTCACCACCCCGACCACCGGGGATCGTGAGTACCGGGGAACCGTGCGGTTCGTCTCCCCGGTGGCCTCACCGGGACCGGCGGCCGGCGAGGAGCAGCCGAAGGACCCCGGCAGCCGGAGGGCGACGTTCCCGGTGGAGATCGAGATCACCGGGCCCGTCGACGGCCTGCGGATCGGTGGTACGGCCAAGGCCCGGATCATCACCGACCGGGAGACCGGGGTGCTGGCCGTGACCCGTGACGCGGTCCTCGGGGACAACGGGGTCTCTTACGCCCTCGTCCTCGCCGAGCAGGACGGGGAGCATCAGGTGCAGCGACGCCAGGTGCGCCTCGGCGCTGCCAACGACATCGACGTCGCCGTCGTCGACGGTGAGCTCGCGGACGGCGACCGGGTGATCACCCAGCCGTCGGAGTTCCAGGAGTTCGAGGGACAGGACGTGGCGGTCGATGACGCACGTGATTGA
- a CDS encoding ABC transporter ATP-binding protein, protein MTHVIEMRGVVKRYNTGTPAELTVLHGCDFHTDAGEFVSVVGTSGSGKSTLMNIIGLLDRPTAGTYTFNGTDVLSVGDDELARHRSRNIGFIFQNFNLIGRIDAVRNVAMPMMYAGVPARERHTRARDLLEMVGMADRMDHLPNELSGGQKQRVAIARALANDPDLLLADEPTGALDSATGRMVMDLFHELNRDHGKTIVFITHNPELAAETTRVVTMVDGVIDGSAP, encoded by the coding sequence ATGACGCACGTGATTGAGATGCGCGGCGTCGTCAAGCGGTACAACACCGGAACCCCCGCCGAGCTGACGGTGCTGCACGGCTGCGACTTCCACACCGACGCGGGGGAGTTCGTGTCCGTGGTGGGCACCTCCGGCTCCGGCAAATCGACGCTCATGAACATCATCGGACTGCTCGACCGGCCCACGGCGGGCACGTACACCTTCAACGGCACCGACGTCCTGTCGGTCGGCGACGACGAACTGGCCCGCCACCGCAGCCGCAACATCGGCTTCATCTTCCAGAACTTCAACCTCATCGGGCGTATCGACGCCGTCCGCAACGTCGCCATGCCCATGATGTACGCCGGGGTGCCCGCCCGGGAACGCCACACCCGGGCCCGGGACCTGCTGGAGATGGTCGGCATGGCCGACCGCATGGACCATCTGCCCAACGAGCTCTCCGGCGGACAGAAACAGCGCGTCGCCATCGCCCGCGCCCTGGCCAACGACCCGGACCTGCTGCTGGCCGATGAACCGACCGGCGCCCTCGACTCCGCCACCGGGCGCATGGTCATGGACCTGTTCCACGAACTCAACCGGGACCACGGCAAGACCATCGTCTTCATCACCCACAACCCGGAGCTGGCCGCCGAGACCACCCGCGTGGTCACCATGGTCGACGGGGTCATCGACGGGAGTGCACCGTGA